In the genome of Laspinema palackyanum D2c, one region contains:
- a CDS encoding CHASE2 domain-containing protein encodes MWAKVKLKIWEWRRVSILAPTVAGLTILLRMSGLLQALELSTLDLLFQLRPVQPPDPRILIIGINENDLTTLGTWPIPDQILAELLEKIKAQEPKAIGLDIYRDLPVGPGNEELKRVFETTPNLIGIRKVVGNQQQAEIAPSPILNGLDQVGANDFPWDMDNKIRRGFLYLNDEEGTLVFSLAFKLAMIYLEGEGIAPQMKDEVRIELGKAVFSPFSAYDGGYVRASDEGYQILLNYRGPQGSFESISLMDVLENRIPPDLMRDRIVLIGSTAISLKDFSLTPYSNTLSGIPEAMAGIEIHANLTSHLIAAALEGESTIHTASEGVEWLWIFLWGVVGAGFTCQWRDIKGLPYISFPRTGVMISLASLVLIVTVYSAFRLCWWIPLVPPLLALIGSAIATIGYTLLENLQLSYKQIEEYSRTLEVKVEQRTVELRDKNQQLKLTLKQLKAAQKQMIAQEKLASLGSLAAGIAHEIRNPLNFVNNFASISVDLTEELIEELDNPRENLEDLDVEYLNETLTDLKDSVVDIKQHGERIEKIVEGMLLLSQAERGQRSRVNLHAILSEAIELAYHSYQNKDTNFSIAIETDYDEAISEIYIVPQDMSRAFLNLVNNACYALYEKYQADPDGYRPTLTVKTRTSSDRPTESARDPWVEIRIRDNGPGIPEDILDQIFNPFFTTKPTGEGTGLGLSLTYETIVGQHGGQLEVNSHLGEHTEFMIILPQTNPSN; translated from the coding sequence ATGTGGGCCAAGGTTAAGCTAAAAATTTGGGAATGGCGCAGAGTGTCAATCCTCGCACCGACGGTAGCGGGATTGACGATTTTGCTGAGAATGAGCGGGTTATTACAGGCACTGGAATTATCAACCCTGGATTTATTATTTCAACTTCGGCCTGTGCAGCCCCCAGACCCCCGGATTTTGATTATTGGAATTAATGAAAATGATTTGACTACGTTGGGAACCTGGCCGATCCCGGATCAGATCCTGGCGGAATTACTAGAGAAAATTAAGGCCCAGGAACCGAAAGCGATCGGCTTAGATATCTATCGGGATTTGCCGGTAGGACCGGGCAATGAAGAATTAAAAAGGGTGTTTGAGACGACACCGAATTTAATTGGAATTCGCAAAGTGGTGGGGAATCAACAGCAAGCAGAGATTGCACCCTCCCCCATTCTTAATGGCCTTGATCAGGTGGGGGCGAATGATTTTCCCTGGGATATGGATAATAAAATTCGTCGTGGGTTTTTATATTTGAACGATGAAGAGGGAACACTCGTCTTTAGCTTGGCATTTAAGTTGGCGATGATTTATCTGGAGGGCGAAGGGATTGCCCCCCAGATGAAAGACGAGGTTCGCATCGAATTAGGAAAAGCAGTATTTTCCCCCTTTAGTGCTTATGATGGGGGTTATGTCCGCGCATCCGATGAAGGATATCAAATTTTGTTAAATTATCGCGGACCCCAGGGGAGTTTTGAAAGTATCTCTTTGATGGATGTGTTAGAAAATCGAATTCCCCCGGATTTAATGCGCGATCGCATCGTGTTAATTGGTTCGACAGCCATCAGTCTGAAAGATTTTTCCTTAACGCCTTATAGTAATACCTTATCGGGCATTCCGGAAGCGATGGCCGGGATAGAAATTCATGCCAATCTGACCAGTCATCTGATTGCAGCGGCCCTAGAGGGTGAATCGACGATTCATACCGCATCCGAGGGAGTAGAATGGCTGTGGATTTTTCTGTGGGGGGTCGTTGGGGCTGGATTTACCTGTCAGTGGCGAGATATTAAAGGGTTGCCCTATATCTCTTTTCCCCGGACTGGGGTGATGATTTCCCTGGCCAGCTTAGTGTTAATCGTAACGGTTTATAGTGCGTTTAGGCTCTGTTGGTGGATTCCCCTGGTTCCGCCGTTGTTAGCGTTAATCGGGTCAGCGATCGCCACAATTGGTTATACGCTTTTGGAAAACCTCCAGTTGTCCTATAAACAAATTGAAGAGTATTCCCGCACCTTAGAGGTGAAAGTCGAACAGCGAACCGTGGAGTTACGAGATAAAAATCAACAGCTTAAACTCACCCTCAAACAGTTAAAAGCGGCTCAAAAACAAATGATTGCCCAGGAAAAATTGGCTTCTTTGGGATCCCTGGCCGCAGGCATTGCTCATGAAATTAGAAATCCCCTCAATTTCGTCAATAACTTTGCTTCGATTTCCGTGGATTTAACCGAAGAACTGATAGAAGAACTGGATAATCCTCGGGAGAATTTAGAAGACTTAGATGTAGAATACCTGAATGAGACCTTGACCGACTTAAAAGATAGCGTGGTGGATATCAAACAGCATGGAGAAAGAATAGAAAAAATTGTTGAGGGAATGCTGCTGCTATCTCAGGCCGAACGAGGTCAGCGATCGCGGGTCAATCTTCATGCGATCTTAAGTGAGGCCATCGAGTTGGCCTACCACAGTTACCAGAATAAAGACACCAATTTTTCGATTGCGATCGAAACCGATTATGATGAAGCAATCAGTGAGATCTATATTGTACCCCAGGATATGAGCCGTGCCTTTCTGAATCTCGTCAATAATGCCTGTTACGCCCTGTATGAGAAATACCAAGCTGATCCCGATGGATATCGTCCTACCCTCACAGTAAAAACCCGTACAAGCAGCGATCGCCCCACCGAATCGGCCAGGGATCCCTGGGTAGAAATCCGGATCCGAGATAATGGTCCTGGGATTCCCGAGGACATCCTGGATCAAATCTTTAATCCCTTTTTTACCACCAAACCTACGGGAGAAGGCACGGGTTTGGGTTTATCTCTAACCTATGAAACCATCGTGGGACAGCATGGCGGACAGCTAGAGGTCAATAGCCACCTCGGAGAACATACTGAATTTATGATCATCTTACCCCAAACCAACCCCTCTAACTAA
- a CDS encoding CHAT domain-containing protein, with protein MKSSWVIGPSTLLAVVCWWGIFLEAGRTQSMIPAVDGTGTQVTHDGDRFDIQGGSRSGDGSNLFHSFDRFGLEAGQTANFLANPDIQNIFTRVVGGNPSLIQGLLQVSGSHSNLYLINPAGILFGPTAQLNLTGSFFATTANSLGFNSGASFDVLGTSSYHSLTGSPNQFDFTQSQAGSIVNAGDLTVEFGENITLMGGSVLNTGTLTAPGGNIIIASVPGPHRVRLSQEGMLLSLELEAIAPNTETGISPLQLPQLLTEGNLTQGHARGAAVNPDGTITLSGSNLSWSPDPGTTLVSGEISVADGVQTGGTVTILGEKIGAIASTLDASGGNGGGEVYLGGDFQGGSRLPTADRTLISPDSTIRVDALNTGNGGRAIVWSDRVTGFYGNISARGGSTPLAPSQNGGFVEVSGKEHLIFEGIVDVSATHGNSGTLLLDPLNIIISNDEDNPPNIAEFLPNILSDEFAGEPITISAQTLQNQIGNIILEATNNIEIANGVSLEFVPGEAIVFRADADNEGTGAFLMNASSQILAQGRDINIFGANITVTTIDTSAEGNGGNISLTSSNGNIEARQLISQSTGAGTGGDITLSAGGPGAITIQTGNASLDASSASGDGGTITLTTQTGDITTGEMISKSDGEGTAGDIIVSAGGTGAIDIGTGNGILDASSASGDGGSITLTTETGNITTRTILANSDGEGTGGEITLNARGDGNIIIQTGNASIDASSASGDGGIIELNTEGGNITTQDLSTNSNATPGTINLDASTGTLRLQGNINTNNLNVRADAIEVTGNSSATGRGRLVIEPGSAGRNVAIAPTDNNLANGTLILRDNLLNALTNGFSSIIIGRPDSTGDVTLYNGFNFNAPVTIAGGETLTGPNQDTTWTLTGPGRGTLSGYPNGMRFENIENLTGGSASDTFAFLDGARFGRIDGAAGSDGLDYSNYTGEVTVDLPQNIATGTSGAFNIENVTLPDPEEPEPAPSPEEGENLFAPVIKPAPKIDPLPLPPSAQSTSEPETGEASNPTAPEPDISESSPVAEPAPIPVAEPAPSPVAEPAPIPVAEPAPIPVAEPAPIPVAEPAPSPVAEPAPIPVAEPAPIPVAEPAPVVEPEQIPMVGEPGIQGGSSLPVPPIATPVPAEPALMNVPSLTETGYPWTPSLGDRFMGSPGLEQRNEQAVSDVLSEPPILQLDNRRDLDSLLDSGQIEQAIEMGDRAFSEDFKEYLGQTINLPYLSFETIQNKLRDMETLTGKNAGLIYVFSRNEQLDLVLIPPVGKPIYKSVPEANQAVLLQEVQRLQGEIGNVSRRRTTSYLAPAQQLYQWIIAPLEPDLKRLGIETTIFSMDAGLRMLPIAALHDGEQFLVEKYSITLIPSLYLTDARYSNWKSTEVLAMGLSEFSDQYPLPAVPVEIDTIVNQLWPGAAFLNEAVTLDKLQELRGQEPFGIIHLATHGQFNSGARDNSYLQLWGEKLHLDRMQQLKWNDPPVELLVLSACRTAIGDLEAEFGFAGLAVQAGVKSAVASLWYANDAGTLGLMSEFYQNLRSAPIKAEALRRAQIAMIGGTVHLENGALVGSFGNVELPPELSRLGNRELRHPYYWAGFTMIGSPW; from the coding sequence ATGAAGTCATCATGGGTAATTGGCCCAAGTACCCTATTGGCCGTAGTTTGTTGGTGGGGCATTTTCCTAGAAGCGGGACGAACTCAATCGATGATTCCCGCTGTGGATGGAACCGGGACCCAAGTTACCCATGATGGCGATCGCTTTGATATCCAGGGGGGCAGTCGCTCCGGCGATGGCTCCAATCTCTTCCACAGTTTCGATCGCTTTGGTTTAGAAGCCGGTCAAACTGCAAACTTTCTGGCAAATCCCGACATCCAGAATATCTTCACTCGGGTTGTCGGGGGCAACCCTTCTCTAATTCAGGGTCTGCTGCAAGTCAGCGGCAGCCACTCCAATCTATATTTAATCAACCCCGCAGGCATCCTCTTCGGTCCTACCGCTCAGTTAAACCTCACGGGGTCCTTTTTTGCTACCACGGCGAACTCGCTCGGATTTAACTCAGGAGCGAGTTTTGATGTATTGGGGACCTCTTCCTATCACAGCCTTACCGGGTCCCCCAATCAGTTTGATTTTACTCAATCTCAGGCCGGGAGTATTGTCAATGCCGGAGATTTGACCGTGGAGTTTGGGGAAAATATTACCCTGATGGGGGGCAGCGTCCTCAATACGGGAACCTTAACTGCTCCCGGGGGCAATATTATCATCGCCAGTGTCCCCGGACCCCATCGCGTCCGGTTGTCTCAGGAAGGAATGCTGCTGAGTCTGGAATTGGAGGCGATCGCCCCAAACACCGAGACGGGAATTTCTCCCCTACAATTACCCCAACTGCTCACGGAAGGAAATCTCACTCAGGGACACGCCCGAGGTGCGGCAGTGAATCCCGATGGAACAATTACCCTCAGTGGTTCCAATTTATCCTGGTCCCCCGATCCGGGAACCACCCTTGTCAGCGGTGAGATTTCTGTTGCCGATGGGGTGCAAACTGGGGGGACCGTCACGATTTTAGGGGAAAAAATTGGGGCGATCGCCTCAACCCTTGATGCTTCTGGGGGCAATGGCGGAGGCGAAGTCTATCTGGGTGGCGATTTCCAAGGCGGGAGTCGATTGCCCACTGCCGATCGCACCTTAATCAGTCCCGATTCCACCATCCGAGTGGATGCCCTGAATACCGGGAATGGGGGACGCGCCATTGTCTGGAGCGATCGCGTCACCGGATTCTATGGCAATATTAGCGCAAGGGGAGGGTCTACCCCCTTGGCTCCCTCCCAAAATGGCGGATTTGTAGAAGTTTCAGGCAAAGAACACCTGATTTTTGAAGGCATCGTTGATGTCAGTGCCACCCACGGAAATTCCGGAACCCTGCTCCTCGACCCCTTGAATATTATCATTTCTAATGATGAGGATAATCCACCCAATATCGCGGAGTTTCTGCCGAATATTTTATCCGATGAATTTGCCGGGGAACCCATTACAATTTCGGCCCAAACGCTTCAAAATCAAATCGGCAATATCATCCTAGAAGCGACTAATAATATTGAGATTGCCAATGGTGTTTCCCTCGAATTTGTCCCCGGGGAAGCCATTGTATTTCGGGCGGATGCGGACAACGAAGGAACTGGCGCTTTTTTGATGAATGCATCCAGCCAAATCCTCGCTCAAGGGCGAGATATTAATATTTTTGGAGCGAATATCACGGTTACCACCATCGATACCTCCGCAGAAGGGAATGGGGGAAATATCTCCCTCACCAGTAGCAATGGCAATATTGAAGCGCGTCAGCTAATTTCCCAGTCTACAGGTGCGGGGACGGGGGGAGATATTACCCTGAGTGCCGGAGGACCCGGGGCGATCACTATCCAAACGGGCAACGCGAGTTTAGATGCGTCTTCGGCATCTGGAGATGGGGGAACCATCACCCTAACGACTCAAACCGGGGATATTACCACAGGAGAGATGATCTCCAAATCTGATGGGGAAGGAACGGCTGGGGATATTATCGTGAGTGCGGGAGGGACCGGGGCGATCGATATCGGTACAGGAAACGGAATTTTAGATGCGTCTTCGGCATCTGGGGATGGGGGAAGCATCACCCTAACCACTGAAACCGGGAATATTACAACCCGCACGATCCTTGCCAACTCCGATGGGGAGGGAACTGGAGGAGAGATTACTTTAAATGCCCGAGGGGATGGAAACATCATTATTCAAACTGGAAATGCCAGCATTGATGCGTCTTCGGCATCGGGAGATGGGGGGATAATCGAACTGAATACCGAGGGCGGAAATATCACCACCCAGGACTTGTCCACGAATTCTAATGCGACCCCTGGAACCATAAACTTGGATGCCAGCACGGGAACCCTGCGCTTGCAAGGCAACATCAACACAAATAATCTGAATGTGAGAGCCGATGCGATTGAGGTAACGGGCAACAGTTCCGCAACCGGGCGCGGGCGATTGGTCATAGAACCGGGTTCGGCAGGTAGAAATGTGGCGATCGCACCGACGGACAATAATCTAGCCAATGGCACATTGATTTTACGGGATAATCTGCTGAATGCTCTCACAAATGGCTTTAGCTCGATTATCATTGGTAGACCCGATAGTACGGGAGACGTAACTTTATATAATGGATTTAACTTTAATGCGCCGGTAACGATCGCCGGTGGCGAGACGCTCACAGGTCCGAACCAAGATACCACCTGGACTCTCACCGGCCCTGGCCGAGGCACTCTTAGCGGCTATCCCAACGGCATGAGGTTTGAAAATATTGAAAACTTGACCGGAGGCAGTGCCAGTGATACGTTCGCCTTTCTCGATGGGGCACGGTTTGGCCGTATTGATGGAGCAGCCGGGAGCGATGGCCTAGATTATTCCAATTATACCGGAGAAGTTACCGTAGATCTCCCCCAGAATATCGCCACGGGGACAAGCGGTGCATTCAACATTGAAAATGTGACCCTGCCAGATCCGGAAGAACCTGAACCCGCTCCATCCCCGGAAGAGGGGGAAAACTTGTTTGCTCCAGTTATCAAACCCGCCCCGAAAATTGACCCCCTGCCACTACCGCCTTCGGCACAGAGTACATCAGAACCGGAGACTGGTGAGGCAAGTAATCCAACCGCTCCGGAACCCGACATCAGTGAGTCCAGTCCCGTAGCAGAACCAGCCCCCATTCCGGTAGCAGAACCAGCCCCCAGTCCCGTAGCAGAGCCAGCCCCCATTCCCGTAGCAGAGCCAGCCCCCATTCCCGTAGCAGAACCGGCCCCCATTCCCGTAGCAGAACCAGCCCCCAGTCCCGTAGCAGAACCGGCCCCCATTCCCGTAGCAGAACCGGCCCCCATTCCCGTAGCAGAACCGGCCCCAGTGGTGGAACCCGAGCAGATTCCTATGGTGGGAGAACCGGGGATTCAGGGTGGGTCGAGCTTACCTGTACCGCCGATCGCCACTCCAGTTCCGGCAGAGCCCGCGCTCATGAATGTTCCCTCCTTGACCGAAACGGGCTATCCTTGGACCCCCTCCCTGGGCGATCGGTTTATGGGGTCCCCGGGACTCGAACAAAGGAATGAACAGGCTGTTTCCGATGTTTTAAGTGAACCGCCCATTCTCCAGTTGGACAATCGCCGTGACCTCGATAGCCTGCTAGATTCGGGTCAAATAGAACAGGCGATTGAAATGGGCGATCGCGCTTTTAGTGAGGACTTTAAGGAATATTTAGGGCAGACTATTAATCTGCCTTATTTATCCTTTGAGACCATCCAGAACAAACTTCGGGATATGGAAACCCTGACGGGTAAAAATGCCGGTCTGATTTATGTCTTTTCTCGAAATGAGCAATTAGATTTAGTCTTAATCCCTCCCGTTGGCAAACCGATTTACAAAAGTGTTCCTGAAGCCAACCAAGCCGTTCTGTTGCAGGAAGTGCAGCGCTTGCAGGGAGAGATTGGTAATGTATCCAGACGGCGCACCACCAGTTATTTAGCCCCGGCCCAGCAACTCTATCAATGGATCATTGCCCCCTTAGAACCGGACCTCAAACGGTTGGGAATTGAGACGACCATTTTTAGTATGGATGCGGGATTGCGGATGCTGCCCATTGCCGCATTACATGATGGGGAGCAGTTTTTAGTCGAAAAATACAGCATCACCTTAATTCCCAGTCTGTATTTAACCGATGCTCGTTATAGCAACTGGAAAAGTACCGAAGTCTTAGCAATGGGATTGTCAGAATTTTCTGACCAATATCCGTTACCCGCAGTACCGGTGGAAATTGACACCATTGTGAATCAATTATGGCCCGGTGCAGCCTTCTTAAACGAAGCCGTCACCTTGGATAAATTGCAAGAACTGCGCGGACAAGAACCGTTCGGGATCATTCACCTAGCGACCCACGGCCAATTTAACTCAGGGGCACGAGATAACTCCTATTTGCAGCTATGGGGGGAAAAATTACACCTAGATCGGATGCAGCAGTTAAAATGGAACGATCCGCCCGTAGAATTGTTAGTGCTGTCCGCCTGTCGCACGGCGATCGGAGATTTAGAGGCCGAATTTGGCTTTGCTGGATTAGCCGTGCAAGCCGGGGTTAAATCAGCCGTAGCGAGTCTTTGGTACGCCAATGATGCGGGGACCTTGGGACTGATGAGCGAGTTTTACCAAAACTTGCGATCGGCCCCGATTAAGGCAGAGGCGTTGAGGAGAGCACAAATCGCCATGATTGGCGGGACCGTGCATCTGGAAAATGGGGCCTTGGTAGGGTCGTTCGGAAACGTAGAACTCCCACCGGAGCTTTCGCGCCTCGGGAATCGCGAGTTAAGACACCCCTATTATTGGGCTGGCTTTACCATGATTGGCAGTCCCTGGTAG
- the pckA gene encoding phosphoenolpyruvate carboxykinase (ATP) — translation MSVQNYNTSPKPNMEEATRSSRNTYQDVAAFKTIKNTLAYNQALTTMKETLTLEHDQTPKTYGLEALGMKNLGHVYRNLAIPTLVEHALARAEAILADNGALCINTGKYTGRSPNDKFIVDEPNIRDEIHWNKLNVPISEQNFKRLYRQVLSYVQGRDLYLFDGYVGCDPNYRVGVRIINQYASQNLFAHQLFIRATEEELANHQADFTVIAVPGLQGDPEINGINSEAFIVVNFSQKIVIIGGSKYSGEIKKSVFSLMNYFMTKRNVLPMHCSANMDDKGNTALFFGLSGTGKTTISADPTRRLIGDDEHGWSEDGVFNFEGGCYAKTIALSKENEPQIWDAIRFGALMENVVLDPVTRHPDYNDGRLTENTRVAYPIDYIPNVVLPSVGGHPTAVIFLSADAFGVLPPIAKLTNRQAMYYFMSGYTSKLAGTERGITEPEATFSACFGKPFLPLSATVYAEMLGERLRKHNSTASVYLVNTGWSGGPYGVGSRIQIKYTRAMVSAALSGELDHVTYHPHPIFKMLIPQSVSGVPSEILDPRNTWADKEAYDRQAKELARRFVDNFKRFTTASQEIIDAGPSFE, via the coding sequence ATGAGCGTTCAAAACTACAACACATCCCCAAAACCAAATATGGAAGAAGCAACCCGGTCCAGCCGCAATACTTATCAAGACGTAGCCGCATTTAAGACCATTAAGAATACCTTGGCATATAACCAAGCCCTCACCACCATGAAAGAAACCCTAACCTTAGAACATGACCAAACCCCCAAAACTTACGGACTAGAAGCCCTAGGGATGAAAAACCTCGGCCATGTCTATCGCAACCTCGCGATTCCGACCTTGGTCGAACACGCCTTAGCCCGGGCAGAAGCCATCCTCGCCGACAATGGCGCACTTTGTATTAATACCGGAAAATATACCGGACGGTCTCCTAATGATAAATTTATCGTAGATGAACCGAACATCCGGGACGAAATCCACTGGAACAAACTCAACGTTCCAATTTCCGAACAGAACTTCAAACGCCTCTATCGGCAAGTGCTCTCCTACGTCCAGGGTCGAGATCTTTATCTGTTTGATGGGTATGTCGGGTGCGACCCGAACTACCGAGTCGGCGTGAGAATCATCAACCAATACGCCTCACAGAATTTATTCGCCCATCAACTCTTCATTCGGGCAACCGAGGAAGAACTCGCCAACCATCAAGCTGATTTCACCGTGATCGCGGTTCCCGGTTTACAAGGTGACCCGGAAATCAATGGCATCAACTCCGAAGCCTTTATCGTCGTCAACTTTTCTCAAAAAATCGTCATTATCGGCGGTTCTAAATATTCCGGGGAGATCAAAAAATCTGTATTCTCCTTGATGAACTACTTTATGACCAAGCGGAACGTCCTGCCGATGCACTGTTCGGCCAACATGGATGACAAGGGCAATACCGCCTTATTCTTCGGACTCTCCGGTACAGGTAAAACCACCATTTCTGCCGATCCAACCCGTCGGTTAATTGGCGATGATGAACATGGTTGGTCAGAAGACGGCGTTTTTAACTTTGAAGGCGGATGTTATGCAAAAACGATCGCCTTGTCCAAAGAAAACGAACCGCAAATCTGGGATGCGATTCGCTTTGGTGCCTTGATGGAAAACGTCGTCCTCGATCCCGTCACTCGTCATCCCGACTATAATGATGGTCGTTTGACCGAAAATACCCGGGTTGCCTATCCCATCGACTATATTCCCAATGTAGTCCTTCCCAGTGTTGGCGGACATCCAACAGCGGTGATTTTCCTTTCAGCAGATGCCTTTGGCGTCTTACCTCCGATCGCCAAACTGACGAACCGGCAGGCGATGTATTACTTCATGTCCGGCTATACCAGCAAACTCGCCGGAACAGAACGAGGAATTACCGAACCCGAAGCCACCTTCTCCGCCTGTTTCGGAAAACCCTTCCTGCCTCTGTCAGCCACCGTGTATGCAGAAATGCTCGGTGAACGCCTGCGGAAACATAATTCTACCGCCTCCGTATATCTCGTCAATACCGGATGGTCTGGTGGTCCTTATGGCGTCGGCAGCCGGATTCAAATTAAATATACCCGGGCAATGGTATCAGCAGCCCTAAGTGGCGAACTCGATCACGTCACCTATCATCCTCATCCCATCTTCAAAATGTTGATTCCCCAATCCGTTTCCGGCGTACCCAGTGAGATTCTCGATCCGCGCAATACCTGGGCGGATAAAGAGGCTTACGATCGCCAAGCTAAAGAACTAGCCCGACGGTTTGTGGATAACTTCAAACGCTTTACCACCGCCAGTCAGGAGATTATCGACGCCGGTCCTAGCTTTGAATAA
- the gap gene encoding type I glyceraldehyde-3-phosphate dehydrogenase encodes MGTLKIGINGFGRIGRLVLRAGINNPNLEFVGINDLVPPDNLAYLFKHDSTQGKFPGTVKATPEGIEIDGKFIPCTAIKDPTELPWGKVGADYIVESTGLFTTLEGASKHIKGGAKRVVISAPTKDPDQVRTFLVGVNHETFDPAKDTVVSNASCTTNCLAPVAKVINDNFGFSEGLMTTVHAMTATQPTVDGPSKKDWRGGRGAAQNIIPAATGAAKAVTLVLPELKGKLTGMAFRVPTPDVSVVDLTFRTTKATSYKEICAAMKAASEGELKGILGYTEDEVVSTDFVGDSHSSIFDAGAGMELNSNFFKIVSWYDNEWGYSCRVVDLMLSMGKKDGIL; translated from the coding sequence ATGGGAACTTTAAAAATTGGGATTAATGGATTTGGACGGATTGGACGTTTAGTCCTGCGTGCTGGAATTAACAATCCCAATCTTGAATTTGTGGGGATTAACGACCTGGTTCCTCCGGATAACCTGGCCTATTTATTCAAACATGACTCCACCCAAGGGAAATTTCCGGGAACGGTGAAAGCGACTCCCGAGGGAATTGAGATTGACGGCAAGTTTATCCCCTGTACCGCCATTAAAGACCCGACAGAACTGCCCTGGGGTAAAGTCGGTGCCGATTACATTGTCGAGTCTACGGGACTGTTTACCACCCTAGAGGGGGCGTCCAAACATATTAAAGGGGGTGCCAAGCGCGTCGTGATTTCTGCCCCGACGAAGGACCCGGACCAAGTACGGACCTTCCTGGTTGGGGTCAACCATGAAACCTTTGACCCGGCAAAAGATACAGTGGTTTCTAATGCCAGTTGCACCACGAACTGTCTAGCCCCGGTTGCCAAGGTGATTAATGACAATTTTGGCTTCAGTGAAGGGTTGATGACAACGGTTCACGCCATGACAGCGACTCAACCGACGGTGGATGGACCCAGTAAAAAAGACTGGCGCGGCGGCAGGGGTGCCGCCCAGAATATTATTCCGGCGGCTACGGGTGCTGCCAAAGCAGTGACCCTAGTGTTACCGGAATTGAAAGGTAAACTGACGGGGATGGCATTCCGGGTTCCGACTCCGGATGTGTCCGTGGTGGATTTGACCTTCCGGACGACCAAGGCAACTAGCTATAAGGAAATTTGCGCGGCGATGAAGGCGGCATCGGAGGGAGAACTCAAAGGGATTTTGGGTTATACCGAGGATGAGGTGGTTTCGACAGATTTTGTCGGGGATTCTCATTCGAGCATTTTTGATGCCGGTGCCGGAATGGAACTGAACTCGAATTTCTTCAAGATTGTGTCTTGGTATGACAACGAATGGGGTTATTCTTGCCGCGTTGTGGATCTGATGCTGTCTATGGGGAAAAAAGACGGTATTCTCTAG
- a CDS encoding DUF928 domain-containing protein, protein MLWNKSLKQVTTFSVAVCLGLVMSPGLNLQAKAQTEPDSLSATTAGPWLLSQSFTPPDRGAPQRTAEGGTRGCGTYQAGQKPLTALTPGDAMPLTLAEHPTLYWYVPTSGPQTLEFELVEGDNEENVVYQAKIQIPQGGIISHSLPVNDATTLDPGKSYHWYLKMVCDANDRTGDIVVDGWIERVEPDETIALELKNARTPSNRVSIYAREGIWHDALSILAQMRRDNPEDTVLFARWHQFLNSVELGDFATEPLVDATQISQE, encoded by the coding sequence ATGCTTTGGAACAAATCGTTAAAACAAGTTACCACATTTTCAGTGGCGGTATGTTTAGGACTGGTGATGAGTCCGGGCCTGAATTTGCAGGCGAAGGCTCAAACTGAACCCGATTCCCTCTCTGCAACGACTGCTGGTCCCTGGTTACTCAGTCAATCATTCACGCCTCCCGATCGCGGTGCGCCCCAACGGACCGCAGAAGGCGGCACCAGAGGCTGTGGAACCTATCAAGCGGGCCAAAAACCTTTGACGGCATTAACTCCGGGTGATGCCATGCCCTTGACTTTGGCCGAGCATCCCACGTTGTACTGGTATGTCCCCACATCAGGCCCCCAAACCTTAGAGTTTGAATTGGTCGAGGGGGATAATGAGGAGAATGTGGTTTACCAAGCCAAAATCCAAATTCCCCAAGGGGGGATTATTAGTCACAGTTTACCTGTGAATGATGCGACCACCCTGGATCCGGGGAAAAGTTATCATTGGTACTTAAAAATGGTCTGCGATGCGAACGATCGCACCGGGGATATTGTCGTCGATGGCTGGATCGAACGAGTGGAACCCGATGAAACCATCGCCTTAGAACTCAAAAATGCCAGAACCCCAAGTAACCGGGTTTCCATCTATGCTCGGGAAGGGATTTGGCATGATGCTCTGAGCATTCTGGCTCAAATGCGCCGGGATAATCCCGAGGATACCGTCCTATTTGCCCGGTGGCACCAGTTTCTTAATTCTGTAGAATTGGGGGACTTCGCAACAGAACCCCTTGTAGATGCGACTCAAATCAGTCAGGAGTAA